In Kiloniellales bacterium, the following are encoded in one genomic region:
- a CDS encoding zinc-binding alcohol dehydrogenase family protein, which produces MKAIGYTMQGALDREDALVDFEMERPVPSGRDLLVRIQAISVNPVDYKIRNRRPPEGELPNVLGWDAVGEVVQVGDAVTSFKPGDLVWYAGAIDRPGTNAEYHLVDERIVGKKPGTASNTEAAALPLTALTAYEMLFDRLRVTDPVPGAAPAVLIIGGSGGVGSITIQLLRALTDLTVIATASRPETQAWVRELGAHYAIDHAKPLPEQIEALGIGAPGFVFSTTHTQEYVDQIVELIAPQGRFGLIDDPETMDIMPFKIKAISTHWELMFTRPLFQTADMARQGEILNQVAELLDAGRIRSTATETLGTISAENLRRAHLTLASGKARGKMVLEGF; this is translated from the coding sequence ATGAAAGCCATTGGCTACACCATGCAGGGGGCCCTTGACCGCGAGGACGCCCTGGTCGATTTCGAGATGGAGCGGCCCGTTCCGAGCGGGCGCGACCTGCTGGTCCGGATTCAGGCGATCTCGGTCAACCCGGTCGACTACAAAATCCGCAACCGGCGCCCGCCCGAAGGCGAACTGCCCAACGTTCTGGGCTGGGACGCGGTCGGCGAGGTCGTCCAGGTCGGCGACGCGGTCACGTCGTTCAAGCCGGGCGACCTGGTCTGGTACGCCGGCGCGATCGACCGGCCGGGTACGAACGCCGAGTACCACTTGGTCGACGAGCGCATCGTCGGCAAGAAGCCGGGGACGGCGTCGAACACCGAGGCCGCGGCTCTGCCGCTGACGGCTTTGACCGCCTACGAGATGCTGTTCGATCGCCTGCGCGTCACCGATCCCGTGCCGGGCGCGGCGCCCGCCGTCCTGATCATCGGCGGTTCGGGCGGCGTCGGCTCGATCACCATCCAGCTGCTTCGCGCACTGACCGACCTGACCGTGATCGCGACGGCATCGCGGCCGGAAACCCAGGCCTGGGTGCGCGAACTGGGCGCGCACTACGCCATCGACCACGCCAAGCCGCTGCCGGAGCAGATCGAGGCGCTCGGCATCGGCGCGCCCGGCTTTGTGTTCTCCACCACCCACACGCAAGAGTACGTCGACCAGATCGTCGAGCTGATCGCGCCCCAGGGCCGCTTCGGCCTGATCGACGATCCCGAGACCATGGACATCATGCCCTTCAAGATCAAAGCGATCTCAACCCACTGGGAGCTGATGTTCACCCGGCCGCTGTTCCAGACCGCCGACATGGCCCGGCAGGGCGAGATCCTCAACCAGGTTGCCGAGTTGCTCGACGCCGGGAGGATCCGGTCGACCGCGACCGAGACGCTGGGCACGATCTCTGCGGAGAACCTGAGGCGCGCCCACCTGACGCTCGCCAGCGGCAAGGCCCGCGGCAAGATGGTGCTCGAGGGGTTCTGA
- a CDS encoding STAS/SEC14 domain-containing protein, which produces MLEVISEPGRSFLVFKVSGLVRSSHIVERMTEVNSLIAETRPRGLLCDWTELEGWDEESESLRFFARLEVRDKFERIAVLAAKAWHAEVSRLQEIMDVPIRRFSPSDRDTAMAWLETDSP; this is translated from the coding sequence ATGCTTGAGGTGATTTCAGAACCCGGAAGATCTTTCCTCGTCTTCAAAGTGTCGGGCCTTGTTCGGTCAAGCCACATTGTGGAGCGCATGACTGAAGTGAACAGCTTGATCGCGGAGACTCGTCCGAGAGGCTTGTTGTGCGACTGGACGGAACTGGAGGGGTGGGACGAAGAGTCCGAGTCCCTTCGCTTCTTCGCCCGCCTTGAAGTGCGCGACAAGTTCGAGCGCATAGCCGTCCTCGCCGCCAAAGCCTGGCACGCCGAGGTCTCTAGGTTGCAGGAAATTATGGATGTCCCGATCCGCCGCTTTTCGCCATCAGATCGAGACACGGCAATGGCTTGGCTGGAAACCGACTCCCCATAG
- a CDS encoding SDR family oxidoreductase, which produces DPKAAEADALARHAVGRLGKPADIAALAVWLASDEAAFVTGQMMIADGGLTAASPINPALF; this is translated from the coding sequence GACCCCAAGGCCGCCGAGGCCGACGCGCTGGCCCGCCACGCCGTCGGGCGCCTGGGCAAGCCGGCCGACATCGCCGCGCTGGCCGTCTGGCTCGCTTCCGACGAGGCGGCCTTCGTCACCGGTCAAATGATGATCGCCGACGGCGGATTGACGGCAGCCTCGCCGATCAACCCAGCACTGTTCTAG
- a CDS encoding helix-turn-helix domain-containing protein — MDTIKGTGVTTARFERYDCSGGCPVEAALEQIAGKWKGLIIFHLLNETLRFNELSRRVGSVTQRSLTKQLRELEADGIVRREVFAVVPPKVEYSLTDKGRQLRDAIEALRLWGSLHPK; from the coding sequence ATGGATACCATAAAGGGAACCGGCGTCACGACCGCCCGCTTCGAGCGCTACGATTGCAGCGGGGGCTGCCCGGTCGAGGCGGCGTTGGAGCAGATTGCCGGCAAGTGGAAGGGGCTGATCATCTTCCATCTGCTGAACGAGACGCTGCGTTTCAACGAGCTGTCCCGCCGGGTCGGCTCGGTCACGCAGCGCAGCCTGACCAAGCAGCTGCGCGAGCTGGAGGCCGACGGCATCGTGCGGCGGGAAGTCTTCGCCGTGGTCCCCCCCAAGGTGGAATACAGCCTGACCGACAAGGGCCGGCAGCTCCGCGATGCGATAGAAGCCCTGCGCCTCTGGGGCTCCTTGCACCCAAAGTGA
- the betC gene encoding choline-sulfatase, which yields MAKKPNILLIMVDQLAPQFLPGYGHPVVRAPNLTRLCDQGVVFDAAYCNAPLCAPARYVMMTGRLPSRIGAWDNAAALSSEVPTFAHYLAALGYRTCLTGKMHFCGPDQLHGFEERLTTDIYPADFTWTPDWDRPGAKLDWFHTMAVVREAGTCLRSSYLDYDDEVAFTARRYLYDLARGGDERPFCLVASFIHPHDPYINRPEFFDLYRDEEIDLPKVPREAAPDDPHSARLRAAMAMDDPPPSEAEVRRARRAYYASIDYLDEKIGELLGTLEEAGLAEDTVVVLTGDHGDMLGERGLWFKMSWFEHSARVPLVMRWPRQFKAARRPEAVSLADILPTLVDLGSDGAGTDYATPLEGRSLLPHLSGSDGHDEAVGEYFGEGCDTPLFMIRRGARKYVTAEGDPPQLYDLAADPAELTNLAADPAQGTDAAAFAEEAASRWDAALLKEQVLESQRRRRFLAGVMKDHAPAWDYQPFRDAAKDYIRNTLPISEIERRSRFPRVG from the coding sequence ATGGCTAAGAAACCCAACATCCTGCTGATCATGGTCGATCAGCTGGCGCCGCAGTTCCTGCCGGGCTACGGCCACCCGGTGGTCAGGGCGCCCAACCTGACGCGGCTCTGCGACCAGGGCGTGGTGTTCGACGCCGCCTACTGCAACGCGCCGCTCTGCGCCCCGGCGCGCTACGTCATGATGACCGGCCGCCTGCCGTCCAGGATCGGCGCCTGGGACAACGCCGCGGCGCTCTCCTCCGAGGTGCCGACCTTCGCGCACTACCTGGCGGCGCTCGGCTACCGCACCTGCCTCACCGGCAAGATGCACTTCTGCGGCCCCGACCAGCTGCACGGCTTCGAGGAGCGGCTGACCACCGACATCTACCCGGCCGATTTCACCTGGACGCCCGACTGGGACCGGCCCGGCGCCAAGCTCGACTGGTTCCACACCATGGCGGTGGTGCGCGAGGCCGGGACCTGCCTGCGGTCGAGCTACCTGGACTACGACGACGAGGTCGCCTTCACGGCGCGGCGCTACCTCTACGACCTCGCGCGCGGCGGGGACGAGCGGCCCTTCTGCCTGGTCGCCTCCTTCATCCATCCGCACGACCCCTACATCAACCGGCCGGAGTTCTTCGATCTCTATCGCGACGAGGAGATCGACCTGCCGAAAGTGCCGCGCGAAGCGGCACCGGACGATCCCCACTCGGCGCGCCTGCGCGCCGCCATGGCGATGGACGATCCGCCGCCAAGCGAGGCCGAGGTGCGCCGGGCGCGCCGCGCCTACTACGCCTCGATCGACTACCTCGACGAGAAGATCGGTGAGTTGCTTGGCACTCTCGAGGAGGCCGGGCTCGCCGAGGACACGGTCGTGGTCTTGACCGGCGACCACGGCGACATGCTTGGCGAGCGCGGGCTCTGGTTCAAGATGTCATGGTTCGAGCACAGCGCGCGCGTGCCCCTGGTGATGCGCTGGCCACGGCAGTTCAAGGCGGCGCGGCGGCCAGAAGCCGTCTCGCTCGCCGACATCCTGCCGACTCTGGTCGATCTCGGGTCCGACGGCGCGGGTACGGACTACGCAACGCCCCTGGAGGGCCGCTCCCTGCTGCCGCACCTCTCCGGGAGCGACGGCCACGACGAAGCCGTCGGCGAATACTTCGGCGAGGGCTGTGACACCCCGCTCTTCATGATCCGCCGTGGCGCCCGGAAGTACGTCACCGCCGAGGGCGACCCGCCGCAGCTCTACGACCTCGCGGCCGACCCCGCGGAGCTGACCAACCTGGCGGCCGACCCGGCGCAGGGGACCGACGCGGCGGCCTTCGCCGAAGAGGCGGCATCGCGCTGGGACGCGGCGCTTCTAAAGGAGCAGGTCCTGGAGAGCCAGCGCCGTCGACGCTTCCTCGCCGGCGTCATGAAGGACCACGCGCCCGCCTGGGACTACCAGCCCTTCCGCGACGCGGCCAAGGACTACATCCGCAACACCCTGCCGATCTCCGAGATCGAGCGGCGGTCCCGCTTTCCGAGGGTGGGATAG
- a CDS encoding short-chain fatty acyl-CoA regulator family protein: MKTFIGPHLRRLRQERKQTQSEMAKALGISTSYVNLLEKNERSVSAAVLLKLFEAYGVDWREISEDDHVHKLSDMRAALLDPLFDQARPDLMQLRSSLVHCPELAASFLTLHAAYQALTERLLSGAAGDSPTQLVSTSPEALVHAFFRKHDNYFEALESGAQSIFAADPPPPDEVYSWAKERLREDFGIDVQLRPVAELPNTLRRYDSPRRVIHLSEALDYPNRVFQILHVRCLVQFSALLDDLVAQSGIDHEQGKARCRVELANYFAAAALMPYDSFLAEAMSSKYDFDHLATRFGVSFEQACHRAITLRRPGAAGVPLFFLRIDHAGNVTKRFNSTDFTLAEYGGACPRLEVHRCFRMPGRIVPQLVEMPDASQYLVCARTVDRPSFTRHNQGNRLAVAIGCALEHAEAIGYASDLRLPAAHATEIGINCRICPRSHCDQRAQEGVTLIAPIDANRRGATRYEA; the protein is encoded by the coding sequence GTGAAGACGTTTATTGGGCCTCACCTGCGCCGCCTTCGACAGGAACGGAAGCAAACCCAAAGCGAGATGGCCAAGGCTTTGGGAATAAGCACGTCCTACGTCAATCTCCTGGAAAAGAACGAACGAAGCGTCTCGGCCGCCGTGCTATTGAAGCTGTTTGAGGCCTATGGCGTCGACTGGCGCGAGATCTCGGAAGACGATCACGTCCACAAGCTGTCGGACATGCGGGCGGCCCTGCTCGATCCCCTGTTCGACCAAGCACGCCCAGATCTGATGCAGTTGCGGTCTTCGTTGGTTCACTGCCCGGAGCTGGCCGCGAGCTTTCTGACCCTTCACGCCGCCTATCAGGCTCTCACTGAACGCCTATTGAGCGGAGCTGCCGGCGACTCGCCCACGCAACTTGTCTCGACGTCGCCCGAAGCCCTGGTCCACGCATTCTTCCGAAAGCACGACAATTACTTCGAAGCGCTCGAGTCGGGCGCTCAATCGATCTTCGCCGCCGACCCGCCGCCGCCGGATGAAGTCTACTCCTGGGCGAAGGAGCGGCTGCGCGAGGATTTCGGGATTGACGTGCAGCTGCGTCCCGTTGCGGAACTGCCGAACACGCTGCGGCGCTATGATTCCCCGCGACGCGTGATCCACCTGTCCGAGGCCCTGGATTACCCCAACCGCGTATTCCAGATTCTCCATGTGCGCTGTCTTGTGCAGTTCAGCGCGCTGCTGGATGACCTTGTCGCGCAGTCGGGCATCGACCACGAGCAGGGAAAGGCCCGTTGCCGGGTCGAGTTGGCAAACTACTTCGCGGCGGCTGCCTTGATGCCCTATGACAGCTTCCTCGCTGAAGCCATGTCGTCCAAGTACGACTTCGATCACCTCGCGACGAGGTTTGGCGTCAGCTTCGAACAGGCCTGTCACCGGGCGATCACCTTGCGCCGCCCGGGAGCAGCAGGTGTCCCCCTGTTCTTCCTGCGCATCGACCACGCGGGCAATGTCACCAAGCGGTTCAACTCTACCGACTTCACGCTGGCCGAGTACGGCGGCGCTTGCCCCAGGCTCGAGGTCCACCGCTGCTTCCGTATGCCCGGGCGGATCGTTCCGCAACTCGTCGAGATGCCCGACGCGAGCCAGTATCTCGTTTGCGCACGCACGGTCGACCGCCCCAGCTTCACGCGCCACAACCAAGGCAATCGTCTCGCCGTCGCGATCGGCTGTGCGCTCGAGCACGCGGAGGCGATCGGCTACGCGAGCGATCTGCGCTTGCCGGCCGCTCACGCGACCGAAATCGGGATCAACTGCCGCATCTGCCCGCGCAGCCACTGCGACCAGCGCGCCCAAGAGGGAGTCACGCTGATCGCCCCAATCGACGCGAACCGGCGCGGCGCCACGCGGTACGAGGCCTGA
- a CDS encoding 3-hydroxyacyl-CoA dehydrogenase NAD-binding domain-containing protein, translating to MAKDPVAPDQVERVAVLGAGTIGASWTALFLAHGMAVDVFDVAPDAEAKVRGYVENAWPALERLGLAANADPGRLRFHRDAKAAVGEAQFVQENVPERLEIKHETYRAIEPALAPGALVSTSASGLMIKDIGAVLEQPERLFLAHPFNPPHLIPLVELLGTEAAVAWGEGFYARCNKTTIRLHKEVPGHVANRLQAALWREAINLVVDGVASVEDVDKAIVHGPGLRWAIMGPHMLFSLASSGEGIEVFCDRFGPGIQTWWEDLGSPDLGPAVRQALADGVAAEEAGRSFEDLAAERDVKLVELIRTLAEIDAARG from the coding sequence ATGGCGAAGGATCCTGTGGCGCCGGATCAGGTCGAGCGGGTGGCGGTTCTCGGCGCGGGCACCATCGGCGCCAGTTGGACCGCGCTGTTCCTGGCCCACGGGATGGCGGTCGATGTCTTCGACGTGGCGCCCGATGCCGAGGCTAAGGTGCGGGGCTACGTCGAGAACGCCTGGCCCGCGCTGGAGCGCCTCGGCCTCGCGGCGAACGCCGACCCGGGCCGCTTGCGGTTCCACCGCGACGCCAAGGCCGCGGTCGGCGAGGCCCAGTTCGTTCAGGAGAACGTGCCCGAACGCCTCGAGATCAAGCACGAGACCTACCGCGCGATCGAGCCGGCGCTGGCGCCCGGCGCATTGGTCTCGACCAGCGCCTCGGGTCTGATGATCAAGGACATCGGCGCCGTCCTCGAGCAACCGGAACGCCTCTTCCTGGCCCACCCCTTCAACCCGCCCCACCTGATCCCCCTGGTCGAGCTGCTCGGCACGGAGGCGGCCGTGGCCTGGGGCGAGGGCTTCTATGCCCGCTGCAACAAGACCACGATCCGGCTGCACAAGGAGGTGCCGGGTCACGTCGCGAACCGCCTCCAGGCCGCTCTCTGGCGCGAAGCGATCAACCTGGTGGTCGATGGTGTCGCCAGTGTCGAAGACGTCGACAAGGCCATCGTGCACGGGCCCGGTCTGCGCTGGGCGATCATGGGGCCGCATATGCTATTCAGCTTGGCCAGCAGCGGCGAGGGCATCGAGGTCTTCTGCGACCGCTTCGGGCCCGGCATTCAGACCTGGTGGGAGGATCTCGGGTCGCCCGATCTCGGGCCAGCGGTGCGTCAGGCGCTCGCCGACGGCGTGGCCGCCGAGGAGGCTGGACGCAGCTTCGAGGACCTCGCGGCGGAACGCGACGTCAAGCTGGTTGAGCTGATCCGCACGCTAGCCGAGATCGATGCGGCGCGAGGTTGA